GGTAAAGATAAAGATTTAATATTGTAAAGGTAGATATTTTTCTCTATAAACTTGGACAAAATTTATGAAAGCTTTTTTTTCTTGTGAAAAAAATATCTAAGCGCACTATGAAACGGAGCGAGTAATACAAGCACATTCCACTTCGCAAATACTCCTGTACACGCACTATGGCCGCAGCCATGGCCACACCACACTACGGCTAATCTCATCAGAAACGAAAACTATGGCTATTCTCCGGTCAGCGTCGCTTAGTCGATCCATCACTCTGGCTATTCTCCGGTCAGTGTGGTTCAATTCATCCGTTCCAAGGCAGGCGGCGTGCCTGCAACCACGGCTGGTGGCGGCGCCTCTGCCGCCGCTGTCGCGGCCGGGGTTGTGCCAGTGGTGGCGGCGCGGCACATGGGACAGGTGGAGTGCGCGCGCAACCAGGCGTGGACGCAGTCCGCGTGGAACAGATGCGCGCACTTGGGGAGCCGACGCAGCTTCTCGCCGGCCTCCACCTGCCCGAGGCACACCGCGCAGTCCACGGGCGCCGCCTCCGCGTCGGCCCGCTCGTAGACAATCGCCGCGTCGCTCATGCCGGCCTCCTGGTCCTCCGCACCAGCACCCGCGCCCGCGCCGCGCTGACGGCGGcaaaggcgacggcggcggcggcgtctgcAGGCATAGGAGACAGCGAGGTAGAGGAGGAGGGTGAGGATGCCGATGGCGAAGGAGAGCCCCGTGAGCAGCAGCCGCGAGCGGGTGCTGTACCTGGAGCTGTCGGCGACGGCGAGGTCCGCGAACACCCATGATGTGTCCGGCGCGCCCATGCTGAAAGGTGAGAATGGCGTCGGAAGCTGTGGATCAGCGTTTGTTTAGGTGGTGGTGCTGGTGCTGGTGCTGGGGCAAAGTGTCGCCGATGCAGTATTTAAGGTGGCGGCCGTACGTACAGTATAGTGATGATCAGTGAGCTCCACTCGCGTCGCTCATCACGTGCCTCCCGATCAAGATATTTGTGGTGCACAAGGACACGTGCTCTCTCCCGAGACGTTTGCTGGTGGTGAGACCTGTGCATGCATCGTACCTATTCTCGATGGATGGTCGACATGATCAAGTGTTACTCCTACAGCCTCAAAAAAAGTGTTACTTCAGTAGTACTTACTGTTTGGGCCGACTAGAAACTGGACCCGGCCGTGATGCTGTGTGTCAGTCAGTACATCTCACCTCAATGCAAAATGTGTATCGCCTCAATGCAAAATGTGTATTGCCAACAATGCATTCCAACTCCGGCTCCTCCAGATTCGAAATGCAGCGGCGGTGGTCGGCAGACAGGATGGCCTCCCAGGGGCCTGTATGTGTTGTTCTTATACTTGCGGGTTTGTTGGTATTTGTGCTCTCTCGTTTTTCTCTTGTTGGTTCGGCGTGCATTCGGCGCCACGCAGTGCAGATAGGCTAGTTTTTTTTGGACAATCTCATGAAGTTTCATTCAACTGTCACAATATTCACGTAGGGCATGTTTGGTTCACATCTCTATTTTAGGGCATTTTGCATACTTGTCTCTGTTGGACCTGGTTGGGCAAATGCAGGCTAAAAACCATTATCTGCATGTAGTTTGATTGCCTGCATTAGGCTTTCTGCATAAGGGAACCAACTAGTCAGCACGCTGTTTGGTTGTCTACATCGCTGTTGTTAAATAAGCAACACGTTGTCTGGTTGCAAACGGCTAAAGATGTGATCACCACTTCTCGCTACTAGCGATCTTAGCACACACACTGAACATTGTTTTGTCCTAGCTAGGATGCAAATGGCAGTTTATCCTACCTACTAACAAATGACAGTACAATTTATTAAGGGACAACATGGCTGAATAAGGATAGTTCAATGATGCTAACTAGGTGCTTCCTCTTCCTCTGCTGCTCCCTCTTTCTTCTTATTCCTCTTGTTCTTCTACCTTAGATCCTTGCCTGAGCTCTATTATCCCTCATTGCCTGAGTCCACTCCAACCTTTTGTTCTTCCACGCTTCATTGTCGAACGCCTCCACACCATGACCGGAGCTGATGACCTCATCAAGAGTCACATCTTCCTCCTCCGGCACAAATTCATAACCTCTCCATTGCAGGATCCAGTTGTGAAAGATGCAACATGCAAGAACAAGCTTCACCTGGGTAGGGTAAGGGTCGAATGGCTTCTGATCCAGGATCTTAAACATGTTCTTCAGAGCTTCAAAGGCCCTCTCAACAGTCACTCTAAGGCTGGAGTGACTGAGATTGAACAGTTCCTGAGGAGTCCTAGGATAGTTCCTACCAGCAAACTCGTTAAGATGGTACCTAGTTTTTCTGAAGGGTGGGAGAACACCAGGCCGACATGTGCATAGCCAACATCTCCAGGTAGAACTTGCCGTCGGGTATGTTGATGCCATCATGACGACTCATGCTGTCACTAAGAATGTTAGCATCATGTGCTGATCCTCCCCAGCCAGCCAACACATATGTGAACTTCAGATCGAAGTCAACAGCAGCTAGCACATTCTGGCTTGTGTAGTGCTTCCTGACAGTAGCCGCGTGGTGCAGGTGGCTGATGTCGCCAAGTTGACGCGCTACCGGCTGTGGCCGGCCTACAGGCCCTGCGCTGGCCGGTGCCCATCCTGTGACAACAATGTTCCTAGGCTTCCCTCCATGTGTGTTGGTATTCTGCGACGTTCTTCGCCATGCTCGGTTTGCCACTGCATCTGAGGTCTTTGCTAATAAGTCAGGGCAAAATCCTTGTGCAGTGAGGACCTACACTATCAACGGCACCGCCCGAGGGTGCCTTCACCTCCTAGGAGGCATTGGCATGACCCTGaccggatctcctcctcgagccCCAGGAGAAATATTAGGTCCAGCCTCCCGGACTGGGTAGCGGCAGGGTCTGAATGTTGTTTCCCTCTTGAAGGCGCTGCTTTGGTTGCAAATGGAGTATTTGATGCGGCAGATGGAGGTTGGTGATGAATCGCTCTGGGGTAGACTGCTACACTGGGAGCATGTCACAACCTATGCTAGCGTTGGCACTTCCCCAAGGAATGCTACACTAGTTACAGTCAGGCCCTGTCTTTCACCCAACTTATGCCAAAATGAGGCTCTATGCGGAGGAATGCCTCGCCGAATGATGTACGAGCTCGTAGTAGGCTTTTACTATGTGTTtaccccgcgctactactagggttttccctattAGTGGAGGCTATGGAGAGAATGGAGTTGGGTGCGaggttgtgacgcccggataatcaagctacagtaaacctctgctaatggtgccacgtcacctcggttactgttgataaactcgagttagttcaaaaacgattcaagttaaaatttaaaatataggcaaacaataaaagttttcaaatattaaaactaaaatgttcggagtgaaccaaatattgcatagataataatggtggagaaatctaaatttaataaaatgcttaagtgttcaaaataattaaaatagaggtttaaatgttaaaataaatgccttttgaattttataaaatattaaactattttaatttgggttgaggattaatgtggcaatagtatatttaaaagtattaatttaagtgctagtgataatttttatcaaactaaaataaaagaaaactaaaagtaaaacagtaaaagaaagataaagaaaacagaaaagaaacaaaaaaaagggAAAGACAAAGCCCCCCCTCCCCCTGGGCCATTCGGCCCAACTGGCCACCCAGGCCACCAGGAGGCCCACCCCGCACTCCCCATATCCCcaccccccgaaaccctagcccaacCACCCACTCTCCCCTCGCTCTCTTCCCCCCTCTCCCCGATCTGGACGCGCCGCTCCCGATCCCGTCGTCATCGCCGACGGCCGGCGCCGCCTCGCCGAGCCTGACGCCGCCCGGTGCCGCCCCGCGCCCTGGCGCCGGCGCTCGTCCCCGGCGCCACCCCGACGCCCCACCTCGTCGGTCGCTGGAACTGCCCCGCCCCGCCTCTCCATCGCCGGCCGACCCCGAACCTCACCGCCGTCCGCCTCGTCCTCCTTCCCGTCGGCGCCATTGCGCCTCGCTGCCAAACTCCCCTGCAATGGGGGTGACAACCCCATTCCCCCTGCTTCCCTTTCCCCGCCGTCCCGCACATCCACCGTCGTGCGTCGCCGCGCCCCTGTGCACTTCACCGGGCCGCCGCCCACTCGCCGTACGCGCCCTTCCCCGGCGCGCTCACCGCGCCCTGCCGCTGCTCTGCCTCGCCCCGTCACCACCCGCATGCGCCACCGCGGCGCCTCCCGCCTTCGGCCGCCGCAGGCCCCGCCCCGCCGCACCATGCTCGCCGGCGGCGCGCCTTGGCCGCGGCCACGCCTCGAGCGTGTGCTCGCGAGCCCTGGCGGGTTCGTCCCGCCCCGCCACCCGTTACGCCCGCTCCGCCGGGCCCCTGTaccactgaccagtgggtcccccCTGTGTCAATGGCAGATGGGGCCCACGCCCTTGGAACGCAAGAaaaaaaatataataataaaataaaattgaaataaaaataataaattaattaataaaaattaataaataaataaaacaaataataaaaataaatttaattaattaattatttaattaactaaattaattaagttaattaatcctgtttaaattaatctaattagttaattaatttaattaaacaataattaattagataaaccctaattaacctaaacagagaatgataggtgggtcccattggacccacatgtcagtttgacttagtcaacccttgttgactgctgatgtcagcatgacatcatgctgatgtcataaatccaattttgaattaagttaaatgattaattaaattccagaaattagtaaatctttagaaaatcatatcttttaaaccgtagctcagatggaaatactttctacatgaaagttgctcagaacgacgagacgaatccgaatacgcagtccgttcgtccggcagacgtccctagcatagcaaacttgcaacttccccctccgtttcatctgtccgaaaaatgcaaacttcgggaaaactttcccggatgtttcccccctttgccgatatcacctagtaccgcgttagggcacacctagcaccgcgtattgtcatgttacgctttgtgttgttttgattgctctgttatttattgtgttccccctccattacttctttccggtagaccccgagactaccggcgacccccagttcgactacggatttgacgacccctacttgccagagcaaccaggcaagcccccccccttgatcaccagatatcgcctattcttctctatactgcttgcattagagtagtgtagcatgttactgctttccgttatcctatcctgatgcatagcctgtccttgtttctactgttgttacctttacctgcaatcctatatgcttagtatagaatgctagtgttccatcagtggccctacactcttgtccgtttgccttgctatactactgggccgtgatcacttcgggaggtgatcacgggtatatactatacacattatatacatgacacatgtggtgactaaagtcgggtcggctcgaggggtacccgcaagtgattctgatgagggggctgaaaggacaggtggctccaccccggtagaggtgggcctgggttcctgacggcccccgactgttactttatggcggagcgacagggcaggttgagaccacctaggagagaggtgggcctggccctggtcggcgttcgcggataaataacacgcttaacgagttctgggtatttgatctgagtctggccatttggtctatacgcactaaccatctacgcgggagtagttatgggtatcccgacgtcgtggtatcagccgaagcacttcttgacgtcagcaactgagtggcgcgcgccgcattggaccgtaagctcgcgcttgtattaagggggctaggtctgcttccggccgcgtacgcaacgtgcaggtgtgcacagggcgatgggcccagacccctgcgcgcatagggttagaccggcgtgctgacccctctgttgagcctaggtggggctgcgacgtgttgatcttacgaggccgggcatgacccagaaaagtgtgtccggccaaatgggatcgagcgtgttgggttatgtggtgcacccctgcagggaagtttatctattcgaatagccgtgtccctcggtaaaaggacgacccggagttgtacctcgaccttatgacaactagaactggatacttgataaaacacacccttccaagtgccagatacaacccggtgatcgctctctaacagggcgacgaggaggggatcgccgggtaggattatgctatgcgatgctacttggaggacttcaatctactctcttctacatgctgcaagaaggaggctgccagaagcgtagtcttcgacaggactagctatcccccttttattctggcattctgcagttcagtccactgatatgccctttacacatatacccatgcatatgtagtgtagctccttgcttgcgagtactttggatgagtactcacggttgcttttctccctcttttcccccttctatacctgattgtcgcaaccagatgctggagtccaggagctagagatcccgaggatgattctacatggagttcggcttcgaggagtagttaggaggtcccaggcaggaggccttgccttttcgatcgttgctacttttgtgctagccttcttaaggcaaacttgtttaacttatgtctatactcagatattgttgcttccgctgactcgtctatgatcgagcaattgtattcgaaccctcgaggcccctggcttgtattatgatgcttgtatgacttatttatgttgtagaattgtgttgtgatatcttcccgtgagtccctgatcttgatcgtacacatttgcaagcatgattagtgtacggtcaaatcgggggcgtcacagaggTGGTGGAATTGCACCCCGTAGAAATACATGAGGCTTTGGAGGAAGGCGTGGACAGGAAAACCCAGACCTTGAACAAGGTGGGGGATGTCCACGACACCCTTGCCTGTCCAAGGTTCTGGAACTCGGGAGGCGAAGCGGATCTCGTCTCCGACGAGGGGCGAGTGTCACTTGACGTCGTTCGGTAATTTGAAAAAGCTGTGGTTTGTGTTAGTATGGTTGAGTGGGAGTGGAAAAGCATGAGAACTGTCATTAACGTGTTTACCATGGAAGATATTGCAAACTATTGTCGTAAACCGTTGATAGAAAAATTACACCTCTCAAAATaaatttatctctgtttcaaacCAATGAGCTCTAGTGCATGTTAATCTCCGCTTCCTTCGATGAAgtgactatctatttacttttattgttaAGTCATTTACATATGTTGTTGAGTTAATTTCATCTTTCTCTTGTTCAGCACCACGTATTGAGCATGGGGATCACTCTTAGCTTTGTATGCATTCTTCTAATAGTAATTTGTTGAGCATGGGGATTCGATTGATGCAAGACTTCAGTGAATTTGTTTGGACCATGTGTCTGCGGGTTGGATCCTCCCGATCTGTACTTATCTTAATCAGCGGCGTATGTCGTTCTGGTGCACTGGTCATACCACAATAAGTTTCGCCCGACTACGGCGAGGAGGGATGATGACGGCGGTCCGTCTTCGGTCGCTTTAGAGTATGTAGtcatcgctaggtggtctacgaacATGGATGTAAGTTCTGTTGCTTTTTGTATTCTTGTACTATTATGATGTTTGATGAATAGATCAGAGTTAAAATAAACTTTATAAGCGGCTAGACCAAATTGTACTGACCGAGCGCTAGCTCATTGATCGATTCCCACTGACAAGACGCAGGGGCAGCACAAATCCTTGACCTCATAAGATAATAGGGCTGGCTGGTCTATACACATGCACTGTGATCATCTGTTCATATATTGGTTAATTTTTGGTCTTTATCGACAAGGACAAAATTAAGACTGTGAGGTCAACCGCTGGTCTGAGCGAGGACAAAATCCCACGAACCACTCATGAACTAGGTTGTAGAGTGCCATTCAAGAGTAACTCCTTGATTATGGCTTCAATTTCATCCCGTGGTGTGAATACCTATAAGGCCTTTGATTCACTGGTTGACTATCGTGAGGTGAATCTGATGGTCACATGGTCTTCTACGAGGGAGGGTAGTGGGTTCTAAGGACACATCAGATAAGAGGACCAAACAAGCTTGAGTCCTCTTATACTAGTCGTCCTCTTCTATTTCAGGCAGTAACTCAGCCCGTTCCGGGCCTTCCTTTACTGAGTCTATTAGTAGTTGCACTTTTCGACATAAGCCTTTATTTAGGCATTGGTTGTAGGCATCCCCTTCTCTTCAAGGAATTAATGCGCCCGGTTCCTGATCAAGTGTTGGAAAAACTGGAATATGATGCTTTCTACTTCAGTAGTAGGGTTGGCCTGAAGCCAGGGTGGATCCTCCGCCGCTTCCGCTCTAGTCTCCTATACCGCCATTCtaccccgccgtcgccgccaggGCAGAGCCCCATGCGGTGGCCGGTGGCAGCGGGTGCCTCCGAGCTCGCCCGGGTCTTGCCTGGCCCCTCCACTTCATCCCCTGTGCAAGGTACGCCACCGACGAGCGGCTGCGCCCCGGGTGGCTAGCTACCTATATCCAGTGCTCCAGCACAGGGATCACGTGGTTGCTCGCGCTTCTGATGGCCTCCGACATGGATCCGTGCACTCCATCATGGTTTCTCCTTGTTGTCCTGCAGGAGCATCCCTATTTGCTGTGTGCGGGCCGGTTTCCAGTCGGATTAGGCCTTGGGGGCTGGCGTGCACCGAGCTCTCTACTGGGAGGTGGACTGCGGCAGCGAGGTACTGGCCTTTCACGCGGTCCACGACTTGGTAGTGGTGGTTCATATCTGGCCTGTCAAGTGGTGGTGACTGCAGACTGTGTTGCAGTTAACTCATACAGCTCCATGACGGCTGTGGTCACTGAAAAATCTTCAAGAGTCTTCATCTCTCAAGATTCAGTGGTTGACTTTGGCAATGAGAAGCAAATTATGGACTAGGGCTTGCCGCAGAGGGTTGGTTGTGCAGCGGCGGCAGTCGCATTCCATGGAGCTGCTGGGATTGCGGAAAAGTGGTGGCGACAACACTTATGTTCCTTTGATGGTGGTGCACTCGAACACCCAATCTCAAGCTTGGGGCATAAGCCTTGGTCTGACCTGAGCTGGTTATACCTGGCAATGGTGATGTTTTTTTATGTCgctaccttgttgaaggcattgctcggataTGCACGGATTgattcttcagggtgaaaacctagaGTCTGACTTTTGTGGTTGGATCTGGTGACGACTAttattcatggtaattgtctattattcatgctataattgtattgtccggaaatcgtaatacatgtgtgaatacatagaccacaaagtgtccctagtaagcctctagttgactagctcgttgatcaacggatagtcatggtttcctgactatggacattggatgtcagtgataacgggatcacatcattaggagaatgatgtgatggacaagacccaatcctaagcatagcataaaagatcatgtagtttcgtttgctagagcttttccaatgtcaagtatcttttccttagaccatgagatcgtgcaactcccggataccgtaggagtgctttgggtgtgccaaacgtcacaacgtaactgggtgactataaaggtgcattacgggtatctccgaaagtgtctgttgggttggcacggatcgagactgggatttgtcactccgtgtgacggagaggtatctctgggcccactcggtaatgcatcatcataatgagctcaatgtgactaaggcgttagtcacgggatcatgcattgcggtacgagtaaagatacttgccggtaacgagattgaacaaggtattgggataccgacgatcgaatctcgggcaagtaacataccgattgacaaagggaattgcatatggattgattgaatcctcgacaccgtggttcatccgatgagatcatcgtggagcatgtgggagccaacatgggtatccagatcccgctattggttattgatcggagaggcgtctcggtcatgtctgcatgtctcccgaacccgtagggtctacacacttaaggtccggtgacgctagggttgtagagatatatgtatgcggaaacccgaaagttgttcggagtcccggatgagatcccggacgtcacgagaggctccggaatggtccggaggtgaagaattatatataggaagtcaagtttcggccaccgggaaagtttcgggggttaccggtattgtaccgggaccaccggaagggtcccgggggtccaccgggtggggccacctatcctggagggccccgtgggctgaaagtggaagggaaccagcccttagtgggctgggcgcccccttgggcctccccccatgcgcctagggttgggaaccctagggggggggaagcttcccccttgccttggggggcaaggcaccccttccccccctttggccgccgccccccttggagatcccatctccctgggccggcgccccccagggggcttatataaaggggggggggagggagggcagcaacctacagccttgggcacctccctcctcccctgcaacacctctctctctcgcagaagctcggcgaagccctgccggagacccgctacatccaccaccacgccgtcgtgctgttggatctccatcaacctctccttcccccttgctggatcaagaaggaggagacgtcgctgcaccgtacgtgtgttgaacgcggaggtgccgtccgttcggcactcggtcatcggtgatttggatcacggcgagtacgactccgtcatccacgttcattggaacgcttccgctcgcgatctacaagggtatgtagatgcactcccttcccctcattgctagtacactccatagatgcatcttggtgagcgtaggaaaattttaaattatgctacgattcccaacagtggcatcatgagccaggcctatgcgtagttactatgcacgagtagaacacaaagcagttgtgggcgttgagtttgccaattcttcttgccgctactagtcttttcttgtttcggcggaattgtaggatgaagcggcccggaccgaccttacacgtacacttacgtgagacaggttccaccgactgacatgcactagttgcataaggtggctagcgggtgtctgtctctcctactttagtcggaacggattccatgaaaagggtccttatgaagggtaaatagaaattggcaaatcacgttgtggtcatacgtaggtaagaaacgttcttgctagaaacctacaaaccacgtaaaaaaatttgcaacaacaattagaggacgtctaacttgtttttgcagcaagtgctatgtgatgtgatatggccagaagatgtgatgaatgatgtgatgtatgagattgatcatattcttgtaataggaatcacgacttgcatgtcgatgagtatgacaaccggcaggagccatgggagttgtctttattattttgtatgacctgcgtgtcattgaataacgccatgtaatttactttactttgttgctaaacgcgttagccatagaagtagaagtaatcgttggcgtgacgacttcatgaagacacaatgatggagatcatgatgatggagatcatggtgtcatgccggtgacgaagatgatcatggtgccccgaagatggagatcaaaggggcatgatgatattggccatatcatgtcactatttgattgcatgtgatgtttatcatgtttttgcatcttatttgcttagaaacggtagtaagtaagatgatcccttataataatttcaagaaagtgttcaccctaactatgcaccgttgcgaaggttcgttgtttcgaagcaccacgtgatgatcgggtgtgata
This sequence is a window from Aegilops tauschii subsp. strangulata cultivar AL8/78 chromosome 7, Aet v6.0, whole genome shotgun sequence. Protein-coding genes within it:
- the LOC109749514 gene encoding uncharacterized protein, translating into MGAPDTSWVFADLAVADSSRYSTRSRLLLTGLSFAIGILTLLLYLAVSYACRRRRRRRLCRRQRGAGAGAGAEDQEAGMSDAAIVYERADAEAAPVDCAVCLGQVEAGEKLRRLPKCAHLFHADCVHAWLRAHSTCPMCRAATTGTTPAATAAAEAPPPAVVAGTPPALERMN